Proteins encoded by one window of Sinorhizobium arboris LMG 14919:
- the aspT gene encoding aspartate-alanine antiporter has protein sequence MTFIQSLLHQSPEIALFLALAGGYWIGKFQFGKFQLGGVAGSLLVAVLISQVGVTIDNGVKAVLFALFIYAVGFESGPQFFRSLGRQSIREIIMAAVLAITGLLTVVVLARLFGLDKGLAAGIAAGGLTQSAIIGTAGAAIGKLGLAAEEAQRLQANVAIGYAVTYIFGSFGAIIVCVNILEWFMGRSIRDEAIKAEAEMLAGASVYGIGEQPALPMLVGRLFSIEKAAGRTISELEGRGPAATISIERVKRGGKLIGNDPGLKLEPGDIVLVVGRRDAVVSAAPILGAELQSSEGMDVIVVTRDVVISNRDFVGHTVADIREKTSPELKHGIFVIEVKRGGQKLPLAKDTLIAAGDVVTLYGTTDDVARVAKRVGTTIVPSDKTDFVYHGLGLVFGLLIGLIVIRLGSIPLTLGSGGGALLSGLVFGWLRTRNMAIGNMPTGASTLLRDLGLAGFVAVVGLQSGQQAVTTIAEHGLSIFLIGVVVTILPLLVTMAVGRYLLRYDNTAIFAGALSGSRSANPAFGEVLDKAGNSVPTVPFAITYALANVFLTLLGPLVVAFA, from the coding sequence GTGACATTCATCCAGTCTCTTCTGCACCAGTCTCCCGAAATTGCGCTGTTTCTGGCGCTCGCGGGCGGGTATTGGATCGGCAAGTTCCAGTTCGGCAAGTTCCAGCTTGGCGGCGTGGCCGGTTCGCTCCTCGTTGCAGTCCTGATCAGCCAAGTCGGCGTGACCATCGACAACGGCGTCAAGGCCGTCCTGTTCGCGCTTTTCATTTATGCTGTCGGCTTCGAGAGCGGGCCCCAGTTCTTTCGTTCGCTCGGCCGGCAATCCATACGCGAAATCATCATGGCTGCGGTGCTGGCGATCACCGGCCTCCTCACCGTCGTCGTTCTTGCCCGCCTGTTCGGGCTCGACAAAGGCCTTGCCGCGGGTATTGCCGCCGGCGGCCTGACCCAGTCCGCGATCATCGGAACGGCCGGCGCAGCCATCGGGAAGCTCGGCCTTGCCGCCGAGGAGGCGCAACGGCTGCAGGCCAATGTCGCCATCGGCTATGCCGTCACTTACATTTTCGGCTCCTTCGGCGCGATCATCGTCTGCGTGAACATCCTCGAATGGTTTATGGGCCGCAGCATCCGCGACGAAGCCATCAAGGCGGAAGCGGAGATGCTGGCCGGTGCCAGCGTCTACGGCATCGGCGAACAACCTGCGCTGCCCATGCTGGTCGGTCGCCTTTTCAGCATCGAGAAGGCAGCCGGCCGGACAATCTCCGAACTCGAGGGTCGGGGACCGGCGGCAACGATTTCGATCGAACGGGTCAAACGCGGCGGAAAGCTCATCGGCAACGACCCGGGGCTGAAGCTTGAACCGGGCGACATCGTGCTTGTCGTCGGCCGGCGCGATGCCGTCGTTTCGGCTGCGCCGATACTCGGTGCCGAGCTTCAGTCCTCCGAAGGAATGGACGTCATCGTCGTCACACGCGACGTCGTCATCTCAAACCGCGATTTCGTCGGCCACACGGTGGCGGACATTCGCGAGAAGACCAGTCCTGAACTGAAGCATGGAATCTTCGTAATCGAAGTCAAGCGTGGCGGGCAGAAGCTACCCCTTGCCAAGGACACGCTGATTGCGGCCGGCGACGTGGTGACCCTCTACGGCACGACCGACGACGTCGCGCGCGTCGCAAAGCGCGTGGGCACGACCATCGTTCCGAGCGACAAGACCGACTTCGTCTATCACGGCCTCGGCCTGGTCTTCGGCCTTCTCATCGGTCTGATCGTGATCCGCCTCGGCTCGATACCGCTGACGCTTGGAAGCGGCGGCGGCGCGCTTCTTTCGGGCCTCGTCTTCGGTTGGCTGAGGACACGGAATATGGCCATCGGCAACATGCCGACCGGCGCTTCGACGCTTTTGCGGGACCTCGGCCTGGCCGGCTTCGTGGCAGTGGTCGGGCTGCAATCGGGGCAGCAGGCGGTAACCACCATCGCCGAACACGGCCTGTCGATCTTCCTGATCGGCGTGGTGGTCACCATCCTTCCGCTGCTCGTGACCATGGCGGTGGGCAGATATCTGCTGCGCTATGACAATACGGCCATCTTTGCCGGCGCCCTGTCCGGCTCCCGCAGTGCCAATCCGGCCTTCGGCGAGGTTCTCGACAAGGCCGGCAACTCCGTTCCGACGGTCCCGTTCGCAATCACCTATGCCCTGGCGAACGTCTTCCTGACGCTGCTCGGGCCGCTGGTCGTCGCCTTTGCCTGA
- a CDS encoding bifunctional aspartate transaminase/aspartate 4-decarboxylase, whose protein sequence is MKTDYSRYSKLSPFELKDELIKLASARQNRLMLNAGRGNPNFLATLPRRAFFQLGLFATAESELSFSYLQRGIGGLPNIEGIEARFERFASESHHMEGVAFLARALSYVRDQLGLSASEFLHEMVEGILGCNYPVPPRMLKMSEEIVKHYVVKEMVGGFLPPASIDLFAVEGGTAAMTYIFNTLKQNQLVKKGDKVAVGMPVFTPYIEIPELDEYALEEVALNADPAKGWQYPDEELDKLKDPAIKVFFCINPSNPPSVKLDDRSLKRIADIVTNDRPDLIILTDDVYGTFADDFRSLFATCPQNTILVYSYSKYFGATGWRLGVVATHAQNILDRKLADLPEEAKAVLDRRYGSLLPDVRSLKFIDRLVADSRTVALNHTAGLSTPQQVQLVLFSLFALMDEADSYKTSLKNIIRKREAALYRELGLSLEADPNAVDYYSLLDLEDIARKLYGKEFAKWVTKKFNGRELLFRIADETGIVLLPGTGFGTQQPAGRASLANLNEYEYAAIGQALKRMADELHEEYEKG, encoded by the coding sequence ATGAAGACAGATTATAGCCGCTATTCGAAACTGAGCCCCTTCGAGCTGAAGGACGAACTGATCAAGCTCGCCTCGGCCAGACAGAACCGCCTGATGCTGAATGCCGGCCGCGGCAACCCCAACTTTCTCGCGACGCTTCCGCGCCGGGCTTTCTTTCAGCTCGGCCTGTTCGCGACCGCCGAGTCGGAGCTTTCCTTCTCCTATCTCCAGAGAGGTATCGGAGGACTGCCCAACATTGAGGGCATCGAGGCCCGGTTCGAACGGTTCGCCTCGGAAAGCCATCACATGGAGGGCGTTGCTTTCCTGGCGCGCGCATTGAGCTACGTACGCGACCAGCTCGGGCTCTCCGCTTCCGAATTCCTCCATGAAATGGTCGAAGGCATTCTCGGCTGCAACTATCCGGTTCCGCCGCGAATGCTCAAGATGAGCGAGGAAATCGTGAAGCATTACGTCGTCAAGGAGATGGTCGGCGGCTTTCTGCCGCCGGCGAGTATCGATCTGTTCGCGGTCGAAGGCGGAACGGCAGCGATGACCTACATCTTCAACACGCTCAAACAGAACCAACTTGTCAAAAAGGGCGACAAGGTAGCGGTCGGCATGCCGGTCTTTACGCCCTACATCGAAATTCCGGAACTCGATGAGTACGCGCTGGAGGAAGTGGCGCTGAATGCGGATCCGGCAAAAGGCTGGCAATATCCCGACGAAGAACTCGACAAGCTGAAGGATCCTGCGATCAAGGTCTTCTTCTGCATAAACCCCAGCAATCCCCCGTCGGTGAAACTCGACGACAGGAGCCTGAAGCGGATCGCCGACATCGTCACCAACGACCGGCCGGACCTCATCATTCTCACGGACGACGTCTACGGGACCTTTGCGGATGACTTCCGATCGCTCTTCGCGACCTGCCCGCAGAACACGATCCTCGTCTATTCCTATTCGAAGTATTTCGGCGCGACAGGATGGCGGCTCGGCGTGGTCGCCACGCATGCTCAGAATATCCTCGACCGCAAGCTTGCCGATCTGCCGGAGGAGGCGAAAGCGGTGCTCGACCGTCGTTACGGCTCGCTCTTGCCGGATGTGCGCTCTCTGAAATTCATCGACCGTCTCGTCGCCGACAGCCGCACGGTGGCCCTCAATCACACCGCCGGCCTCTCGACGCCGCAGCAGGTTCAGCTCGTGCTCTTCTCCCTATTCGCGCTGATGGACGAAGCCGACAGCTACAAGACATCGCTGAAGAACATCATCCGCAAACGCGAGGCGGCCCTCTATCGCGAGCTCGGCTTGTCCCTGGAGGCAGACCCGAATGCCGTCGACTACTACAGCCTGCTGGACCTCGAGGATATCGCCCGCAAGCTTTACGGCAAGGAATTCGCCAAATGGGTCACGAAGAAGTTCAACGGCCGGGAACTTCTGTTCCGCATTGCCGACGAGACGGGCATCGTCCTCCTGCCCGGAACGGGCTTCGGTACGCAGCAACCGGCCGGCCGCGCCTCCCTCGCAAACCTCAACGAGTACGAATACGCCGCGATCGGGCAGGCCCTCAAGCGGATGGCTGATGAATTGCACGAAGAATACGAGAAGGGCTGA
- the aspT gene encoding aspartate-alanine antiporter: MSFLTDPVIALFISLALGYLIGRLKVGPVQLGGVCGTLFVALALGQLGVRIGPDLKDAAFALFIYALGFSAGPQFFANIRGGWRYGVFSIIEVVCVLLLLAISILVFRLDVGTAAGLFAGSATESAVLGTASEAISHLPLPPGDIDQFQANIATAYSLTYLFGLIAIVIFTTQIAPLILKADLRQEAQKLARRLGSTEDDEDQAEGLPVFVGRAFLSGPAAGRTVGEFEKSRNFAVALERVKRGGEILETTADFLLEPDDVVFVRGRRNAVIAVRDRLGEEVPVPQETSFALATREVVLVRKEAFGRQIRQLRQMAAPELQRGIFISSVRRMGQHIPALSGTILQQGDVITLYGPEKAVDRAAAELGKTLPPGERTDFIFLGLGIVVGLLIGHFNLTIGALELTLGSGGGALISGLAFGWLNMRNPARASLPVAAADFAKEFGLAAFIAAIGLSAGPDAIKLVMQYGLILPVLGLLVSFIPAFVSLLVGWKLMKIETPILLGVIAGQHCSTPTISALVSQAGNSIPVIGYTVTYAISNVLLPLMGPVVVALAMVLAS; encoded by the coding sequence ATGTCGTTTCTCACTGACCCGGTCATAGCGCTCTTCATATCGCTCGCGCTGGGCTATCTCATAGGTCGGTTGAAGGTGGGTCCCGTCCAGCTAGGCGGGGTCTGCGGCACGCTTTTCGTCGCGCTGGCGCTTGGACAGCTCGGCGTGCGGATAGGCCCCGACCTCAAGGACGCCGCCTTCGCACTTTTCATCTACGCGCTCGGCTTCTCGGCCGGACCGCAATTCTTCGCCAATATCCGCGGCGGATGGCGATATGGGGTCTTCTCGATCATCGAGGTGGTCTGTGTCCTCCTGCTGCTGGCGATATCGATCCTCGTCTTCCGACTCGACGTGGGCACCGCCGCCGGCCTTTTTGCGGGGTCGGCAACCGAGTCGGCCGTCCTCGGAACAGCGTCGGAAGCGATTTCGCACCTTCCTCTGCCGCCTGGGGACATAGATCAGTTCCAGGCCAACATCGCGACCGCCTATAGTCTCACCTATCTCTTCGGCCTCATCGCCATCGTCATTTTCACGACCCAGATCGCGCCGCTGATCCTGAAGGCCGACCTCAGACAGGAGGCGCAGAAGCTCGCACGCAGGCTCGGATCGACCGAAGACGACGAGGACCAGGCGGAAGGCCTTCCCGTATTCGTCGGGCGCGCATTCCTGTCCGGTCCCGCCGCGGGCCGGACCGTCGGCGAATTCGAGAAAAGCCGGAACTTTGCCGTCGCTCTCGAACGCGTGAAGCGCGGCGGCGAAATTCTCGAAACGACGGCCGATTTCCTGCTGGAGCCGGACGACGTCGTCTTCGTCCGCGGACGCCGCAACGCAGTGATCGCGGTTCGCGACCGGCTGGGCGAAGAAGTGCCGGTTCCCCAGGAGACGAGTTTCGCTCTGGCGACCCGCGAGGTCGTACTCGTGCGCAAGGAGGCTTTCGGCCGCCAGATACGGCAATTGAGGCAAATGGCGGCGCCCGAGTTGCAGCGCGGCATATTCATCTCGAGCGTCCGGCGGATGGGACAGCACATCCCCGCCCTCTCCGGGACGATCCTCCAGCAAGGGGACGTCATCACGCTCTACGGCCCCGAAAAGGCGGTCGACAGGGCTGCAGCCGAACTCGGCAAGACGCTTCCCCCGGGAGAGAGGACCGATTTCATCTTTCTCGGGCTCGGCATCGTCGTCGGCCTCCTGATCGGCCATTTCAATCTCACGATCGGCGCGCTGGAGCTGACGCTCGGCTCGGGCGGCGGCGCCCTGATCTCCGGCCTTGCATTCGGTTGGCTCAACATGCGCAACCCGGCGCGTGCAAGCCTGCCGGTCGCCGCAGCGGATTTCGCGAAAGAGTTCGGTCTGGCAGCGTTCATCGCCGCGATCGGCCTCAGCGCCGGACCCGACGCCATAAAGCTCGTCATGCAATACGGCCTGATCCTGCCTGTCCTGGGCCTGCTCGTCTCCTTCATCCCGGCCTTCGTATCGTTGTTGGTCGGCTGGAAGCTGATGAAGATCGAAACGCCCATTCTCCTGGGCGTGATCGCCGGCCAGCATTGCAGCACGCCGACGATAAGCGCGCTCGTTTCCCAGGCGGGGAATTCTATCCCGGTGATCGGATATACGGTCACCTACGCGATCTCGAACGTATTGCTGCCGCTGATGGGACCTGTGGTGGTCGCCCTGGCCATGGTGCTGGCAAGTTAA
- a CDS encoding AAA family ATPase, whose translation MGNREDIQALGKRIGQSIIGQEAMIERLLLGLLANGHLLVEGLPGLAKTRAIKSLAKNLEASLSRIQFTPDLLPSDITGSEVYFSEGGKGEFKFQQGPVFANLILADEINRAPAKVQSALLEAMEERQVTVGGQSHPLPPLFLVMATQNPIEQEGTYPLPEAQLDRFLMHVRVDYPDANSEIAIMELVRSEEKAPHARSAEAQRLAADVVLAARSEITEVAVSKAVEDYIVALVIATRYPDRIDPELAKWIQVGASPRGVIGLDKVSRAHAWLKGRDFVTPDDVQAIVHDVFRHRLVLSYEAHAGGITADQAVDRIVEKVATA comes from the coding sequence ATGGGAAATCGGGAAGACATCCAGGCGCTCGGCAAAAGGATCGGGCAATCGATCATCGGTCAGGAAGCCATGATCGAGCGTCTGCTGCTCGGCCTGCTCGCAAATGGCCACCTTCTCGTCGAGGGTCTGCCCGGGCTTGCCAAGACCAGGGCGATCAAGAGCCTGGCCAAGAACCTCGAAGCGAGCCTGTCGCGCATCCAGTTCACCCCCGACCTGCTGCCCTCCGACATCACGGGCTCCGAAGTCTATTTCAGCGAGGGCGGCAAGGGCGAGTTCAAGTTCCAGCAGGGGCCGGTCTTCGCCAATCTGATCCTCGCCGACGAGATCAACCGCGCGCCGGCAAAGGTTCAGTCGGCATTGCTCGAGGCGATGGAAGAACGGCAGGTCACGGTCGGCGGGCAAAGCCATCCGCTGCCGCCGCTCTTCCTTGTCATGGCAACGCAGAACCCCATCGAGCAGGAGGGTACCTATCCCCTGCCGGAGGCTCAGCTCGACAGGTTCCTGATGCATGTCCGCGTCGACTACCCGGATGCGAATTCGGAAATCGCGATTATGGAGCTCGTCCGTTCCGAGGAAAAGGCGCCGCACGCCAGGAGCGCCGAGGCGCAGAGGCTCGCCGCGGACGTCGTGCTCGCCGCGCGCAGCGAAATAACCGAGGTCGCCGTCTCCAAAGCGGTCGAGGACTATATCGTCGCGCTCGTCATAGCGACGCGCTATCCTGACAGGATCGATCCGGAGCTCGCCAAATGGATTCAGGTCGGCGCCAGTCCGCGTGGCGTGATCGGGCTCGACAAGGTCTCGCGTGCACACGCCTGGTTGAAGGGTCGCGATTTCGTGACTCCGGACGACGTCCAGGCAATCGTGCACGACGTGTTCCGGCACCGGCTCGTGCTCTCCTATGAAGCCCATGCCGGCGGCATCACCGCGGACCAGGCCGTCGACCGGATCGTGGAGAAAGTGGCGACCGCCTGA
- a CDS encoding DUF58 domain-containing protein, which yields MAISLPAFGRTKEIVRRAAGDTDGAYVSVDNLVALESIASDLTFLRKAPVRRFLAGRHESRMRGRGLSFEELRTYMPGDDVRTIDWRVTARTGQPFVRVYNEEKDRPALIIVDQRTNMFFGSRRSMKSVAAAEVAALCAWRVIALGDRVGGVVFNDTKQEAVRPHRSRAAVIRFAEAISVQNNALSASSDVERSPGQLNAVLAKVAALARHDHLIIVVSDFDGHGPATRDLLLRMSVANDVIAILVYDPFLLDLPRQGEMVISGGALQAELQFGRSNVRDAVDSFARNRGRELLSWQEEMGLPMLPVSAAEEVAPQLRTLLGQLAWRQRRR from the coding sequence ATGGCAATTTCTCTGCCCGCATTCGGAAGAACGAAGGAGATCGTACGCCGGGCCGCAGGCGATACCGACGGCGCCTACGTTTCCGTCGACAATCTCGTCGCGCTGGAATCGATCGCCTCCGACCTGACGTTCCTGCGCAAGGCCCCCGTTCGCCGCTTCCTCGCCGGACGCCATGAATCGCGCATGCGCGGTCGTGGCCTAAGCTTCGAGGAGCTTCGGACCTACATGCCGGGAGACGACGTCCGTACGATAGACTGGCGCGTCACCGCCCGCACCGGGCAGCCATTCGTGCGCGTCTACAACGAAGAGAAGGACCGCCCCGCCCTCATCATCGTCGACCAGCGCACCAACATGTTCTTCGGGAGCCGCCGGTCGATGAAATCGGTAGCGGCTGCCGAGGTCGCGGCGCTATGCGCCTGGCGCGTGATAGCGCTCGGCGACCGCGTCGGCGGCGTGGTCTTCAACGACACGAAACAGGAGGCCGTCCGGCCGCACCGGAGCCGCGCAGCGGTGATCCGCTTCGCCGAAGCGATTTCGGTCCAGAACAACGCGCTGAGCGCAAGCTCCGATGTCGAGAGGTCGCCCGGTCAGCTGAATGCGGTCCTCGCCAAGGTCGCGGCCTTGGCCCGGCACGACCATCTGATCATCGTCGTCAGCGATTTCGACGGGCACGGGCCGGCGACACGCGACCTTCTCTTGCGGATGTCGGTCGCAAACGACGTCATCGCCATACTCGTCTACGATCCGTTCCTCCTCGACCTGCCCCGGCAGGGCGAGATGGTCATCAGCGGTGGCGCGCTCCAGGCCGAGCTGCAGTTCGGCCGCAGCAATGTTCGCGACGCGGTAGACAGCTTCGCCCGTAACAGGGGCCGCGAACTGCTTTCGTGGCAGGAGGAAATGGGGCTGCCCATGCTGCCCGTTTCCGCGGCCGAGGAAGTGGCACCGCAGTTGCGCACGCTTCTCGGTCAGCTCGCCTGGCGGCAAAGGAGACGATAG
- a CDS encoding DUF4381 domain-containing protein, with protein sequence MDPTPAPDPMLTATLRQMADIALPPPVSMMPATWGWAVLFAAAVLVLGGFLWRWLRQRARNRYRREALAELSRLEKAIDQPAGRRHALQSLPALLKRTALAAWQRETVASLSGKAWSDFLQAHAGTARIDSETYRFFAEGEYRPAALASTDEARARQRLAAARQWIEAHDVRS encoded by the coding sequence ATGGATCCGACCCCCGCGCCCGACCCTATGCTCACCGCCACCTTGAGACAGATGGCCGACATCGCCTTGCCGCCGCCCGTGTCGATGATGCCGGCCACATGGGGCTGGGCGGTTCTCTTCGCGGCCGCCGTGCTCGTCCTCGGCGGTTTCCTCTGGCGCTGGCTCCGCCAGCGTGCGCGCAACCGTTACCGGCGCGAGGCGCTTGCAGAACTCTCGAGACTGGAAAAAGCCATCGACCAGCCGGCCGGGCGCAGACACGCCCTGCAGAGCCTGCCGGCGCTTCTCAAGCGCACGGCGCTCGCGGCCTGGCAGAGGGAAACGGTCGCCTCCCTCAGCGGAAAAGCATGGTCCGACTTCCTCCAGGCACATGCCGGCACGGCGAGGATCGACTCCGAAACCTATCGCTTCTTTGCCGAGGGCGAATACCGCCCGGCGGCGCTCGCCTCCACGGATGAGGCCAGGGCGCGCCAGAGGCTCGCGGCGGCACGCCAATGGATCGAGGCTCACGATGTACGTTCTTGA
- a CDS encoding vWA domain-containing protein: protein MYVLDHPWLLMLLPVPFLVWWLLPPYREQTPAVRIPFFEDITKAAGIGPTEGSVVPRADLLQKIIAPICWLLVLTALARPQFVEPPIEKTEPQRDLMLALDLSQSMDTRDFSDPQGKLEARVAAVKTVVAEFVDRRPHDRLGLIAFGDAPYPLVPFTMDHATVRTMLTGALPGMAGPRTALGDAIGLSIKLFQESQAPDKVLLVLTDGNDTASKMPPDKAAEIASQNHIRIHTIGIGDPNAEGEEKLDTAALQKVASATGGRYFFGQDQQALADIYALLDSITPANQKTLSWRPRIELFHYPLGAAVLLVLGYHCLMWLLSIRAAHRRESEADA from the coding sequence ATGTACGTTCTTGACCATCCCTGGCTGCTCATGCTTCTGCCCGTGCCCTTTCTCGTCTGGTGGCTGCTGCCGCCATACCGGGAGCAAACGCCGGCCGTGCGCATCCCGTTTTTCGAGGACATCACCAAGGCAGCAGGCATCGGCCCGACGGAAGGCTCGGTGGTGCCGCGCGCCGACCTGCTTCAGAAAATCATCGCGCCGATCTGCTGGCTCCTGGTTCTGACGGCGCTCGCCCGCCCGCAATTCGTCGAGCCGCCGATCGAGAAGACCGAGCCCCAGCGCGACCTCATGCTCGCCCTCGACCTTTCACAATCGATGGACACCCGCGACTTCAGCGATCCGCAGGGCAAACTCGAGGCAAGGGTCGCCGCGGTGAAGACGGTGGTTGCGGAGTTTGTCGACCGTCGTCCGCATGATCGCCTGGGCCTGATCGCCTTCGGCGACGCTCCCTACCCGCTCGTTCCCTTTACCATGGACCATGCTACCGTCCGAACCATGCTGACCGGTGCCTTGCCCGGCATGGCCGGCCCCCGCACCGCGCTGGGCGATGCGATCGGACTTTCGATCAAGCTGTTCCAGGAGAGCCAGGCGCCCGACAAGGTGCTCCTCGTTCTGACCGACGGCAACGACACCGCAAGCAAGATGCCGCCCGACAAGGCAGCCGAGATCGCGAGCCAGAACCACATCCGGATCCACACCATCGGCATCGGCGATCCCAATGCCGAAGGGGAGGAGAAGCTCGACACGGCAGCTCTGCAGAAGGTCGCCTCGGCGACCGGGGGCCGCTATTTCTTCGGCCAGGACCAGCAAGCGCTTGCCGATATCTACGCGCTGCTCGACAGCATCACGCCGGCGAACCAGAAGACGCTGAGCTGGCGGCCGCGCATCGAGCTGTTCCACTATCCGCTCGGTGCCGCCGTGCTCCTCGTGCTCGGCTATCACTGTCTGATGTGGCTGCTGTCGATCCGTGCCGCCCACCGGCGCGAAAGCGAGGCAGACGCATGA
- a CDS encoding VWA domain-containing protein yields the protein MIADFHFLRPWWLLAVLAAGLLVWLMRRQSDMRSRWKHLIAPNLLDHLLIDRSRSRGFRPAYLVAGVIALSALAAAGPTWERERPPFVEDTAPLAIAVDLGQTMNATDISPTRLERAKLKVRDIMARRKGARTALFAYAGSAHMVLPLTEDASLVATYLAALSPALMPVEGKDTAKALEATEGALADEEAPGTILFLTDGVERGAFAAFSQYEGRNDLMVLGIGTEEGGPVKIGSGAYLTDGTGARVQARLDVDALKELQSSSPAQVATVTLDDGDVDWIVRRIQTSFAQRTEQGLTRWRDMGWYLTIAVAILVAFTFRRGQNVRWLGAVALFLTFAMPGRADAADFMDIWLTPDQQGQRAFSRGDYAAASEHFTDPQWRGASLYRAGRYQDAIDAFAQSTEPESYFNQGNALMHLDKPDEAIAAYRQALKQRDGWTEAKTNLALAERRKKEKDKQEEERQQEAAGLDPDEVQFDDKAKHGKEGQVQAGAQTAEMWMRNIQVSPAALLARKFAIEASEGDRQ from the coding sequence ATGATCGCCGATTTCCACTTCCTTCGCCCCTGGTGGCTGCTTGCCGTTCTGGCGGCGGGACTGCTCGTGTGGCTCATGCGGCGGCAATCGGATATGCGCTCCCGCTGGAAGCACCTGATCGCTCCTAATCTGCTCGATCACCTCCTGATCGACCGCAGCCGGTCGCGCGGCTTTCGGCCCGCCTATCTGGTGGCCGGTGTGATTGCCCTCTCCGCCCTCGCCGCGGCCGGCCCGACATGGGAACGGGAGCGTCCGCCCTTCGTCGAAGACACGGCGCCGCTGGCGATCGCGGTCGACCTCGGTCAGACGATGAACGCGACCGACATCTCGCCGACGCGGCTCGAGCGTGCCAAGCTCAAGGTGCGCGATATCATGGCAAGACGGAAAGGCGCCCGCACGGCATTGTTCGCCTATGCCGGCTCGGCCCACATGGTGCTGCCACTGACCGAGGATGCGTCTCTCGTGGCCACTTATCTCGCAGCCCTGTCGCCCGCGCTCATGCCCGTCGAAGGCAAGGATACCGCCAAGGCGCTCGAAGCCACCGAGGGGGCCCTTGCAGACGAGGAGGCACCGGGCACGATCCTGTTCCTGACGGACGGGGTCGAGCGGGGTGCGTTCGCCGCTTTCTCGCAATACGAGGGCCGCAATGACCTGATGGTGCTGGGCATCGGCACCGAGGAAGGCGGCCCGGTGAAGATCGGGAGCGGGGCGTATCTGACCGACGGCACCGGCGCTCGCGTTCAGGCGCGGCTCGACGTGGACGCTCTCAAAGAACTCCAGTCCTCCTCCCCTGCGCAGGTGGCGACGGTCACTCTCGACGACGGCGACGTCGACTGGATCGTCCGGCGTATACAGACGTCCTTCGCACAACGAACGGAGCAGGGTCTTACCCGGTGGCGCGACATGGGCTGGTACCTGACCATCGCAGTCGCGATCCTCGTCGCGTTCACCTTCCGGCGGGGCCAAAACGTCCGTTGGCTCGGGGCGGTCGCGCTGTTCCTCACTTTCGCCATGCCCGGCCGGGCAGACGCGGCGGATTTCATGGATATCTGGCTGACGCCCGACCAGCAAGGGCAGCGGGCCTTCTCTCGCGGCGACTATGCTGCCGCGTCAGAACACTTCACCGACCCGCAATGGCGCGGCGCTTCGCTCTACCGAGCCGGCCGCTATCAGGACGCGATCGACGCTTTCGCTCAGTCGACCGAACCGGAAAGCTATTTCAATCAGGGCAATGCCCTGATGCATTTGGACAAGCCGGACGAAGCAATCGCGGCATACCGGCAAGCGCTCAAGCAGCGCGACGGCTGGACCGAGGCGAAGACCAATCTGGCACTGGCGGAACGGCGCAAGAAGGAGAAGGACAAGCAGGAAGAGGAAAGGCAGCAGGAGGCCGCCGGGCTGGACCCGGACGAGGTCCAGTTCGACGACAAGGCCAAGCATGGCAAGGAGGGCCAGGTCCAGGCGGGCGCGCAGACGGCCGAGATGTGGATGCGCAACATCCAGGTTTCGCCGGCCGCCCTTCTGGCACGCAAGTTCGCGATCGAGGCATCGGAAGGGGACCGGCAATGA